From Halorubrum salinarum, the proteins below share one genomic window:
- a CDS encoding GNAT family N-acetyltransferase produces MTAEEARPDPPADVTVEPATPGDRLDVLRVLDAAMLSTDAATVDDRIDAGDALVARSARTGGVVGALVAVRPDPDRLHVDAVAVRRARRGEGIGAALVAAALDRGASDPAVAAVTATFDADLRGFYERLGFAVRPAGARGDAAEGAAGDDASGSSDRLAGRASVTGRERS; encoded by the coding sequence GTGACCGCCGAGGAGGCCCGCCCCGACCCGCCCGCGGACGTGACCGTCGAGCCGGCGACGCCCGGCGACCGCCTCGACGTCCTCCGGGTCCTCGACGCCGCGATGCTCTCGACCGACGCGGCGACCGTCGACGACCGGATCGACGCGGGCGACGCGCTCGTCGCCCGCTCCGCCCGGACCGGCGGAGTCGTCGGCGCGCTGGTCGCCGTGCGACCCGACCCGGACCGACTCCACGTCGACGCCGTCGCGGTCAGGCGGGCGCGCCGAGGGGAAGGGATCGGCGCCGCGCTCGTCGCGGCCGCGCTCGACCGGGGCGCGTCTGACCCCGCGGTCGCGGCCGTCACCGCGACGTTCGACGCCGACCTGCGGGGGTTCTACGAGCGCCTCGGGTTCGCGGTCCGCCCGGCGGGAGCGCGGGGCGACGCCGCTGAGGGGGCGGCGGGCGACGACGCCAGCGGAAGTTCGGACCGGCTCGCGGGCCGGGCGTCCGTGACCGGTCGCGAGCGGTCGTGA
- the samp2 gene encoding ubiquitin-like small modifier protein SAMP2 — translation MDVTVEVVGEGTAEYSLAADATYDDLIREAGYHPQEASALVDGSPVPGDRVVDAPEVRVLRLIKGGTGASAPP, via the coding sequence ATGGACGTGACCGTCGAGGTCGTCGGCGAGGGGACCGCCGAGTACAGCCTCGCTGCCGACGCGACGTACGACGACCTGATCCGCGAGGCGGGCTACCACCCGCAGGAGGCGTCCGCGCTGGTCGACGGCTCGCCGGTCCCGGGCGACCGCGTCGTCGACGCCCCGGAGGTGCGGGTCCTGCGGCTGATCAAGGGCGGGACGGGCGCGAGCGCCCCGCCGTGA
- the gatB gene encoding Asp-tRNA(Asn)/Glu-tRNA(Gln) amidotransferase subunit GatB: protein MSTQAATADRTVVIGLEVHVQLETDTKIFCGCSTEPAEDEAPNTRTCPTCLGLPGALPVLNEAAVEAAVKVGKAIDADIPETTTFHRKNYYYPDLPKNFQLTQYDAPICAEGELEVRVDGDPRTIGITRAHLEEDPGSLQHAGGSIESASHTLVNYNRAGTPLMEIVTEPDFRSPAETRAFLAKLEEVLEYLGVFDPGRDGSLRVDANVSLVPAEHVADDGTIDADALDDVNRAEVKNISSHKGAEQALAYEVTRQENVLRRGREIEQETRHWDEDRGVTVGMRSKEAEKDYRYFREGDLPALEVADWKEQIAIPELPDARRERFRDEYGLDREAASKLTSTKAVADFFEDVASEFDPDLAATWVADNLLGELNYREMAITDVEGRLDEFTRLIELVAADELTVKNAEETVLREMLDEGDDPETIIEREDLGKAESGEVEAAVAAAIDENPDAVADYHDGDEGAINFLVGQVMQATGGSADPGQVNGLLREELDG from the coding sequence ATGAGCACGCAGGCCGCGACGGCGGACCGGACAGTCGTGATCGGGCTGGAGGTCCACGTCCAGCTCGAGACCGACACGAAGATCTTCTGCGGCTGCTCGACGGAGCCCGCCGAGGACGAGGCGCCGAACACGCGCACCTGCCCGACCTGCCTCGGGCTGCCGGGCGCGCTCCCCGTCCTCAACGAGGCCGCCGTCGAGGCCGCCGTGAAGGTCGGGAAGGCGATCGACGCCGACATCCCCGAGACGACCACGTTCCACCGGAAGAACTACTACTACCCCGACCTCCCGAAGAACTTCCAGCTCACCCAGTACGACGCGCCGATCTGCGCCGAGGGCGAACTGGAGGTCCGCGTCGACGGCGACCCGCGCACCATCGGGATCACCCGCGCGCACCTCGAAGAGGACCCCGGCAGCCTCCAGCACGCCGGCGGCTCCATCGAGTCGGCGAGCCACACCCTCGTCAACTACAACCGCGCCGGCACTCCCCTCATGGAGATCGTCACGGAGCCGGACTTCCGCTCGCCGGCCGAGACGCGGGCGTTCCTCGCGAAGCTGGAGGAGGTCTTGGAGTACCTCGGCGTGTTCGACCCCGGCCGCGACGGGAGCCTGCGCGTCGACGCCAACGTCTCCTTAGTCCCCGCCGAACACGTCGCCGACGACGGGACGATCGACGCGGACGCGCTCGACGACGTGAACCGCGCCGAGGTGAAGAACATCTCCAGCCACAAGGGCGCGGAGCAGGCGCTCGCCTACGAGGTCACCCGCCAGGAGAACGTCCTCCGCCGCGGCCGCGAGATCGAACAGGAGACCCGCCACTGGGACGAGGACCGCGGCGTCACCGTCGGCATGCGCTCGAAGGAGGCCGAGAAGGACTACCGCTACTTCCGCGAGGGCGACCTCCCCGCGCTGGAGGTGGCCGACTGGAAAGAGCAGATCGCGATCCCGGAGCTCCCCGACGCCCGCCGCGAGCGCTTCCGCGACGAGTACGGGCTCGACCGCGAGGCGGCCTCGAAGCTCACCTCCACGAAGGCGGTCGCGGACTTCTTCGAGGACGTGGCCAGCGAGTTCGACCCCGACCTCGCGGCGACGTGGGTCGCCGACAACTTACTCGGCGAGCTCAACTACCGCGAGATGGCGATCACCGACGTCGAGGGCCGGCTCGACGAGTTCACGCGCCTGATCGAGCTCGTCGCCGCCGACGAGCTGACCGTGAAGAACGCCGAGGAGACCGTCCTCCGCGAGATGCTCGACGAGGGCGACGACCCCGAGACGATCATCGAGCGCGAGGACCTCGGCAAGGCCGAGAGCGGCGAGGTCGAGGCCGCGGTCGCGGCCGCCATCGACGAGAACCCCGACGCGGTCGCTGACTACCACGACGGCGACGAGGGCGCGATCAACTTCCTCGTCGGGCAGGTGATGCAGGCGACCGGCGGCAGCGCCGACCCCGGCCAGGTGAACGGCCTGCTCCGCGAGGAGCTGGACGGCTGA
- a CDS encoding PAS domain-containing protein → MPGESTLHLGEPVDAAWGALPEGTRTVPHGGRESDGDGVGCPDAVIVRLRDGAAGERGRAVRDRLRAVRDRYPDATTLAYTVEDDPDAAIDASRIGVEYASGRRLAADGETLADRLGAGSEDRRPDDTLRREREAALEPFIRIVSDRTTDLDEKLDELLALGRDRLDLSIGYSSRVEGDRIELRQYSDGTGTVASLAEDALDDDGTLPLDLTYCKRTVRSDDVVAFTDPEAAGLGDDPSYEAFGFGSYVGGRVVVDGETFGTLCFLDPERRDRPFDERERLFVELLADWLGRALERRVAREEREAAVDRFEETLERIDDAFFALDDDWRFTYVNERAAALLEREPDELLGADVWAEFPAAIGEEYETNYRRAMETQESVSFESYYEPLDLWTEVTAYPSPDGLSVFFADITDRKRRERILERLLGTVEGIQRADGREAVADRLIEAADEVLGYEISGVRLYDADADRLRLVATSDGVGDRFADSRGPRRPGEGFTGGVFEAGDPRVMDDIEALGDGRSYHGMRSVAAVPLGAHGVVIVGAVEPDAFGEDDVAVLELLATNAVAAMDAADRRRRLRTYEDALKNVDDMVCVLDGDGAVTYATAPFVAWFGADDRDEVVGERLDALVDAADAPLVADAVGALTDSTADAGGGPEPARTIELTAEREGDPRPRHGQLRLSRLSDHGGGVVGSLSDTTDLRRTQTELSTERDRFRRLFDRIPDPVMEVVLEDDETVIDGVNPAFEQQFGADEASLRGRTIGALDIQDDRLGDSDRGGDEEADLDAMVRERGFATREVRRQTVDGPREFLFRGFSYETEGTRRAFGIYTDITDRKRRERYVRIVNRILRHNVRNELNVVFGFAGEIADRSDDEQVSDFAERIEATGKRLAGVADGATTLRRVVEEGYVTDPDAVDVAEVVEAVASKHAAERPDARITTDVPAGTAVRGDDRLSVAVDHLVENAVEHGGDAPRVAVTAERDPDDGVVAVRVADDGPGIAAAVRDVITGDSEVTQLQHNTGVGLWIAAWVVEAYGGEIRFGPGLDGEGTTVTLVLPAAERSGPGLDGGDER, encoded by the coding sequence ATGCCCGGTGAGTCGACCCTTCACCTCGGGGAGCCGGTCGACGCCGCGTGGGGGGCCCTCCCGGAGGGGACCCGGACGGTCCCGCACGGCGGCCGGGAGAGCGACGGCGACGGCGTCGGGTGCCCGGACGCGGTGATCGTCCGGCTGCGCGACGGGGCGGCGGGCGAGCGCGGCCGCGCCGTGCGGGACCGCCTGCGGGCGGTCCGCGACCGCTACCCCGACGCGACGACGCTCGCGTACACCGTCGAAGACGACCCGGACGCGGCGATCGACGCGAGCCGGATCGGGGTCGAGTACGCCTCCGGGCGCCGGCTGGCGGCCGACGGCGAGACGCTCGCGGACCGCCTCGGCGCCGGGAGCGAGGACCGTCGACCCGACGACACGCTGCGTCGGGAGCGCGAGGCCGCCCTGGAACCGTTCATTCGGATCGTCTCGGACCGGACCACCGACCTCGACGAGAAGCTCGACGAGCTGTTGGCGCTGGGCCGCGACCGGCTCGACCTCTCCATCGGCTACTCCTCGCGGGTCGAGGGCGACCGCATCGAACTCCGACAGTACAGCGACGGGACCGGGACGGTGGCGTCGCTCGCCGAGGACGCGCTCGACGACGACGGGACGCTGCCGCTGGACCTGACCTACTGCAAGCGGACGGTCCGGAGCGACGACGTGGTCGCGTTCACCGACCCCGAGGCCGCGGGCCTCGGCGACGACCCGTCCTACGAGGCGTTCGGCTTCGGCAGCTACGTCGGCGGCCGTGTCGTCGTCGACGGCGAGACGTTCGGGACGCTCTGTTTCCTCGACCCGGAGCGACGCGACCGACCGTTCGACGAGCGCGAGCGGCTGTTCGTCGAGCTGCTCGCAGACTGGCTGGGGCGGGCGCTCGAACGGCGGGTCGCCCGCGAGGAGCGCGAGGCGGCCGTCGACCGATTCGAGGAGACCCTCGAACGGATCGACGACGCCTTCTTCGCGCTCGACGACGACTGGCGGTTCACCTACGTCAACGAGCGGGCCGCGGCGCTGTTAGAGCGCGAGCCGGACGAGCTGCTCGGCGCCGACGTCTGGGCGGAGTTCCCGGCGGCGATAGGCGAGGAGTACGAGACGAACTACCGGCGGGCGATGGAGACGCAGGAGTCCGTCTCCTTCGAGAGCTACTACGAGCCGCTGGACCTGTGGACCGAGGTGACCGCGTATCCCTCGCCCGACGGGCTCTCCGTGTTCTTCGCGGACATCACGGACCGGAAGCGCCGCGAGCGGATCCTCGAACGGCTCCTCGGCACCGTGGAGGGCATCCAGCGGGCCGACGGGAGGGAGGCCGTCGCGGACCGGCTGATCGAGGCCGCCGACGAGGTGCTGGGCTACGAGATCAGCGGCGTGCGGCTGTACGACGCCGACGCGGACCGGCTCCGGCTGGTCGCGACGAGCGACGGGGTCGGCGACCGGTTCGCCGACAGCCGCGGGCCGCGTCGTCCCGGCGAGGGGTTCACCGGCGGGGTGTTCGAGGCGGGCGACCCGCGGGTGATGGACGACATCGAGGCGCTCGGCGACGGGCGCTCGTACCACGGGATGCGCTCCGTCGCGGCGGTCCCGCTCGGCGCTCACGGCGTGGTCATCGTCGGCGCCGTCGAACCGGACGCCTTCGGCGAGGACGACGTCGCCGTGCTCGAACTGCTGGCGACGAACGCGGTCGCGGCGATGGACGCCGCGGACCGCCGCCGCCGGCTCCGGACCTACGAGGACGCGCTGAAGAACGTCGACGACATGGTGTGCGTGCTCGACGGCGACGGCGCCGTCACGTACGCCACCGCGCCGTTCGTCGCGTGGTTCGGGGCCGACGACCGCGACGAGGTCGTCGGGGAGCGGCTCGACGCGCTCGTCGACGCGGCCGACGCGCCGCTGGTGGCCGACGCGGTCGGGGCGCTCACCGACTCGACGGCCGACGCCGGCGGGGGTCCCGAGCCGGCCCGGACGATCGAACTGACCGCCGAGCGCGAGGGCGACCCGCGGCCGCGGCACGGCCAGTTGCGGCTGTCGCGGCTCTCCGACCACGGGGGCGGCGTCGTCGGGTCGCTGAGCGACACGACGGACCTCCGGCGGACGCAGACCGAGCTGTCGACGGAGCGTGACCGCTTCCGGCGGCTGTTCGACCGGATCCCCGACCCGGTGATGGAGGTCGTCTTGGAGGACGACGAGACGGTGATAGACGGGGTCAACCCCGCGTTCGAGCAGCAGTTCGGCGCGGACGAGGCGTCGCTCCGCGGCCGGACGATCGGCGCGTTGGACATCCAGGACGACCGGCTGGGGGACAGCGATCGCGGCGGCGACGAGGAGGCGGACCTCGACGCGATGGTCCGCGAGCGCGGGTTCGCGACGCGCGAGGTCCGCCGGCAGACCGTGGACGGCCCGCGGGAGTTCCTCTTCCGCGGGTTCAGCTACGAGACGGAGGGGACCCGTCGGGCGTTCGGGATCTACACGGACATCACCGACCGGAAGCGCCGCGAGCGGTACGTGCGGATCGTCAACCGGATCCTCAGACACAACGTCCGGAACGAGCTGAACGTCGTGTTCGGCTTCGCCGGCGAGATCGCCGACCGCAGCGACGACGAGCAGGTCAGCGACTTCGCGGAGCGGATCGAGGCCACGGGCAAGCGGCTGGCGGGCGTCGCCGACGGCGCCACCACGCTCCGCCGCGTCGTGGAGGAGGGGTACGTGACCGACCCGGACGCGGTCGACGTGGCCGAGGTCGTCGAGGCGGTCGCGTCGAAGCACGCGGCCGAGCGGCCCGACGCGCGGATCACCACCGACGTGCCGGCTGGGACCGCGGTGCGGGGCGACGACCGCCTCTCGGTCGCGGTCGACCACCTCGTGGAGAACGCCGTCGAGCACGGCGGGGACGCCCCGCGCGTCGCGGTGACCGCCGAGCGCGACCCGGACGACGGCGTCGTGGCAGTGCGCGTCGCCGACGACGGCCCCGGGATCGCGGCCGCGGTCCGGGACGTGATCACCGGCGACAGCGAGGTGACGCAGCTACAGCACAACACCGGCGTCGGGCTGTGGATCGCCGCCTGGGTCGTGGAGGCGTACGGCGGCGAGATCCGGTTCGGCCCCGGGCTCGACGGCGAGGGGACGACGGTGACGCTCGTGCTCCCGGCGGCGGAGCGGAGCGGTCCCGGGCTCGACGGCGGGGACGAGCGGTAG
- the pyrE gene encoding orotate phosphoribosyltransferase, with protein sequence MTDDDRRRELIAALTAADAVRFGEFELSHGGTSDYYVDKYLFETDPDALTLVAEAFADRLAETDAKLAGVALGAVPLVAVTAAELGRPYVIARKQAKEYGTGNRIEGRLDDGEEVVVIEDIATTGQSAVDAVEALREAGATVDRVLVVVDREEGAAELLEEHDAELESLLTATELLAERDAE encoded by the coding sequence ATGACCGACGACGACCGACGACGCGAGCTGATCGCCGCGCTCACCGCGGCCGACGCCGTCCGGTTCGGCGAGTTCGAGCTGTCCCACGGCGGCACGAGCGACTACTACGTCGACAAGTACCTCTTCGAGACCGACCCGGACGCCCTGACGCTCGTCGCCGAGGCGTTCGCCGACCGGCTCGCCGAGACGGACGCGAAGCTGGCGGGCGTCGCGCTCGGCGCGGTCCCGCTGGTGGCCGTCACGGCCGCGGAGCTCGGCCGCCCGTACGTCATCGCGCGCAAGCAGGCGAAGGAGTACGGGACGGGCAACCGGATCGAGGGCCGGCTCGACGACGGCGAAGAGGTCGTCGTGATCGAGGACATCGCCACGACGGGGCAGTCCGCGGTCGACGCGGTGGAGGCGCTCCGCGAGGCGGGCGCGACCGTGGACCGCGTGCTGGTCGTCGTCGACCGCGAGGAGGGCGCCGCGGAGCTGCTCGAAGAACACGACGCGGAGCTGGAGTCGCTGCTCACGGCGACGGAGCTGCTGGCGGAGCGGGACGCGGAGTAA
- a CDS encoding AAA family ATPase: MDVPEAADACSRVVDEVGGAVVADREFLDRVTLGILARGHVLLEDVPGTGKTLSARSFATALGLEFSRIQFTPDLLPADVTGTNVFDERDGSFSFSPGPIFANVVLADEINRAPPKTQAALLEAMEEGQVTVDGDTHELPSPFYVIATQNPVESEGAFPLPEAQLDRFTIKTSIGYPDEDGELELLRRRAGRVEQSPTVDRVLDPDAVAALREVPESVRVEDDLLRYAAALARATREDRRVEAGVSPRGTQRLFETARAAAVLAGREFVTPDDVKRVAEPTLAHRLVLTPDAAVNDVDERDVIADVLDRVAVPTVEPPEA, translated from the coding sequence ATGGACGTCCCCGAAGCGGCCGACGCCTGCTCCCGCGTCGTCGACGAGGTCGGCGGCGCCGTCGTCGCCGACCGCGAGTTCCTCGACCGCGTCACGCTCGGCATCCTCGCCCGCGGCCACGTCCTCCTGGAGGACGTGCCCGGCACCGGCAAGACCCTCTCTGCGCGCTCGTTCGCGACCGCGCTCGGCCTGGAGTTCTCCCGGATCCAGTTCACCCCCGACCTCCTCCCGGCCGACGTCACCGGCACCAACGTGTTCGACGAGCGCGACGGCTCCTTCTCGTTCTCGCCGGGGCCGATCTTCGCGAACGTCGTCCTCGCCGACGAGATCAACCGCGCACCGCCGAAGACGCAGGCGGCGCTGCTGGAGGCGATGGAGGAGGGCCAGGTGACCGTCGACGGCGACACCCACGAGCTGCCGAGCCCGTTCTACGTCATCGCGACCCAGAACCCGGTCGAGAGCGAGGGCGCGTTCCCGCTGCCGGAGGCCCAGCTCGACCGCTTCACGATCAAGACCTCCATCGGCTACCCCGACGAGGACGGCGAGCTGGAGCTGCTCCGGCGCCGCGCCGGGCGCGTCGAGCAGTCGCCGACCGTCGACCGCGTGCTCGACCCCGACGCCGTGGCGGCGCTGCGGGAGGTCCCCGAGTCGGTCCGCGTCGAGGACGACCTGCTGCGCTACGCGGCGGCGCTCGCGCGGGCGACCCGCGAGGACCGCCGCGTCGAGGCTGGCGTCTCCCCCCGCGGCACCCAGCGGCTCTTCGAGACCGCCCGCGCGGCCGCCGTCCTCGCCGGCCGCGAGTTCGTCACGCCGGACGACGTGAAGCGGGTCGCGGAGCCGACGCTCGCCCACCGGCTCGTGTTGACGCCCGACGCCGCCGTCAACGACGTCGACGAGCGCGACGTGATCGCCGACGTGCTCGACCGCGTCGCGGTGCCGACGGTCGAGCCGCCGGAGGCCTGA
- a CDS encoding diacylglycerol/polyprenol kinase family protein, which yields MTLPAAAWRERVEFERRLVHASGTLYPVPYLLGWISWRTTGRLLLVSVAVAAVLETLRLSGSVGPLDPLYDALVREYESDSVAGYALYQVSMAGTAFLFAPVFAVPAMWMLSVGDPISGGLGENAATEPKRLSVVAAMVFVCFGIAVPYAIPEFGPDPGVIVALAGAIPAAIADGLPPLIRGVAVDDNLTIPPAAAGGMFLAAALIA from the coding sequence GTGACGCTCCCGGCCGCGGCGTGGCGCGAGCGCGTGGAGTTCGAGCGGCGGCTGGTCCACGCGAGCGGCACCCTCTACCCGGTCCCGTACCTGCTGGGCTGGATCTCGTGGCGGACGACCGGCCGGCTGCTCCTCGTGAGCGTCGCCGTCGCGGCCGTCCTCGAAACGCTCCGACTCTCGGGGTCGGTCGGCCCGCTCGACCCGCTGTACGACGCCTTGGTCAGGGAGTACGAGTCCGACAGCGTCGCCGGCTACGCGCTGTACCAGGTGAGCATGGCGGGCACCGCGTTCCTCTTCGCGCCGGTGTTCGCCGTGCCCGCGATGTGGATGCTCTCGGTCGGCGACCCGATAAGCGGCGGCCTCGGCGAGAACGCGGCGACGGAGCCGAAGCGCCTCTCGGTGGTGGCGGCGATGGTGTTCGTCTGCTTCGGGATCGCCGTCCCGTACGCGATCCCCGAGTTCGGGCCCGACCCCGGCGTGATCGTCGCGCTCGCCGGCGCGATCCCCGCCGCGATCGCCGACGGACTCCCGCCGCTCATCCGCGGCGTCGCCGTCGACGACAACCTCACCATCCCGCCCGCGGCCGCCGGCGGAATGTTCCTCGCGGCGGCGCTGATCGCGTAG
- the glyS gene encoding glycine--tRNA ligase, whose product MAADALAELAKRRGFFFGSNGAYGGTAGFYTFGPQGAALKRNVEDAWRDRFTIREGNREIEAPTVMPEAVFEASGHLEGFDDMLVECPECGESHRADHLVEDATDVEDAEALPGEEVAELIADAGIACPACGTELAGQPVEAFNLMFATDIGPGDAQPGYLRPETAQGIFVEFPRLKEYARGNLPFGITQIGPAYRNEISPRGGLLRLREFTQAELEQFIDPEEDEPPLDRVRDVEVRLYPASEQEADDGDYLDTTVGEAVDEGVIGSPWVGYYLGVAQEWYERVGVDLDRFRFRQHLAGERAHYAADCWDAESEVDGDWIEIAGFAYRGDYDLSKHDEYGDDAFTVFKRYDEPKTVERATVDPDMSVLGPEFGGDAAAVAEALEALAERDPDAFDGETVTVDVDGEPREVDADVADFSVEEVTESGEHITPHVVEPSFGVGRTVQTLLAHAYETDEVDGEERTYLSLAPEVAPQDAAVFPLVTNDDRLTALADEVAADLRAAGLAVAYDDSGSIGRRYRRQDEVGTPFCVTVDRDGIEGDGPDTVTLRERDSAAQVRIPVADLANELTALREGEPFAAVADRYDAVDTDIETAGN is encoded by the coding sequence ATGGCCGCGGACGCGCTCGCCGAACTCGCGAAGCGCCGCGGGTTCTTCTTCGGCTCGAACGGCGCGTACGGCGGCACCGCCGGCTTCTACACGTTTGGCCCGCAGGGCGCCGCCCTCAAGCGGAACGTCGAGGACGCGTGGCGCGACCGGTTCACCATCCGCGAGGGGAACCGCGAGATCGAGGCGCCGACGGTGATGCCAGAGGCCGTCTTCGAGGCCTCCGGCCACCTGGAGGGGTTCGACGACATGCTCGTCGAGTGCCCCGAGTGCGGCGAGTCCCACCGCGCCGACCACCTCGTCGAGGACGCCACCGACGTCGAGGACGCCGAGGCGCTCCCCGGCGAGGAGGTCGCCGAGCTGATCGCCGACGCCGGCATCGCCTGCCCGGCCTGCGGCACCGAGCTCGCCGGCCAGCCGGTCGAGGCGTTCAACCTCATGTTCGCGACCGACATCGGTCCCGGCGACGCCCAGCCCGGCTACCTCCGCCCGGAGACCGCGCAGGGGATCTTCGTCGAGTTCCCGCGGCTGAAGGAGTACGCCCGCGGGAACCTCCCGTTCGGCATCACCCAGATCGGCCCCGCCTACCGCAACGAGATCTCGCCGCGCGGCGGGCTCCTCCGGCTCCGCGAGTTCACGCAGGCCGAGTTAGAGCAGTTCATCGACCCCGAGGAGGACGAGCCGCCGCTCGACCGCGTCCGCGACGTGGAGGTCCGGCTGTACCCGGCAAGCGAGCAGGAGGCGGACGACGGCGACTACCTCGACACGACGGTCGGCGAGGCGGTCGACGAGGGCGTCATCGGCTCCCCGTGGGTCGGCTACTACCTCGGCGTCGCCCAGGAGTGGTACGAGCGCGTCGGCGTCGACCTCGACCGCTTCCGGTTCCGCCAGCACCTCGCGGGCGAGCGCGCCCACTACGCGGCCGACTGCTGGGACGCGGAGAGCGAGGTCGACGGCGACTGGATCGAGATCGCCGGCTTCGCGTACCGCGGCGACTACGACCTCTCGAAGCACGACGAGTACGGCGACGACGCGTTCACCGTCTTCAAGCGCTACGACGAGCCGAAGACGGTCGAGCGCGCGACGGTCGACCCCGACATGTCCGTGCTGGGGCCCGAGTTCGGCGGCGACGCCGCCGCGGTCGCCGAGGCGCTGGAGGCGCTCGCCGAGCGCGACCCCGACGCCTTCGACGGCGAGACGGTGACCGTCGACGTGGACGGCGAACCGCGCGAGGTCGACGCCGACGTCGCGGACTTCTCGGTCGAGGAGGTGACCGAGAGCGGCGAGCACATCACGCCCCACGTCGTCGAGCCGTCGTTCGGCGTCGGGCGGACCGTCCAGACGCTGCTCGCGCACGCCTACGAGACCGACGAGGTCGACGGGGAGGAGCGGACGTACCTCTCCTTAGCGCCCGAGGTCGCGCCGCAGGACGCCGCGGTCTTCCCACTCGTCACCAACGACGACCGCCTCACGGCGCTCGCCGACGAGGTCGCGGCCGACCTCCGCGCGGCGGGGCTCGCGGTCGCGTACGACGACTCCGGCTCGATCGGCCGCCGGTACCGGCGGCAGGACGAGGTCGGCACGCCGTTCTGCGTCACGGTCGACCGCGACGGCATCGAGGGCGACGGCCCCGACACCGTCACGCTCCGCGAGCGCGACTCCGCGGCGCAGGTCCGGATCCCCGTCGCGGACCTCGCCAACGAGCTGACCGCGCTGCGCGAGGGCGAGCCGTTCGCCGCTGTCGCGGACCGGTACGACGCGGTCGACACCGACATCGAGACCGCGGGGAACTGA
- a CDS encoding CBS domain-containing protein, producing MNVADAMTPRSELVVVEIPGSRNDVLEYIQEHGFSSVPVVKDVDGDEVYRGLVTRDDLIEQPDEDQLALLMREVPTVAADDDMVEAARTMVAEESRRLPVVDGDELVGILTVTDVVRAIARGEVDGETQVGELATRAVNATHAGTPLPVAEREIGLSGVPYAVVLDDEAAVAGMLTEVDILEVARVVEGEASTGDSIAEEDSEWSWEGIKATGARYLPTRNVEIPAEAVRHFMTEDLITVNATRTAREVAQELISNDIEQVPLVSGTDLDGIVRDVDLLEGL from the coding sequence ATGAACGTCGCAGACGCCATGACGCCCCGGTCGGAGCTCGTCGTCGTCGAGATCCCCGGGAGCCGCAACGACGTGTTGGAGTACATCCAGGAGCACGGCTTCTCATCGGTGCCGGTCGTGAAAGACGTCGACGGCGACGAGGTGTACCGCGGGCTCGTCACGCGCGACGACCTGATCGAGCAGCCGGACGAGGACCAGCTCGCGCTGCTGATGCGCGAGGTGCCGACCGTCGCGGCCGACGACGACATGGTCGAGGCCGCCCGGACGATGGTCGCGGAGGAGTCCCGGCGCCTCCCCGTCGTCGACGGCGACGAGCTCGTCGGCATCCTCACCGTCACCGACGTGGTGCGGGCGATCGCCCGCGGCGAGGTCGACGGGGAGACCCAGGTCGGCGAGCTCGCGACGCGCGCGGTCAACGCGACCCACGCCGGCACGCCGCTGCCGGTCGCCGAGCGCGAGATCGGGCTCTCCGGGGTCCCGTACGCGGTCGTCCTCGACGACGAGGCCGCGGTCGCGGGGATGCTCACCGAGGTCGACATCCTCGAGGTCGCCCGCGTGGTCGAGGGGGAGGCGAGCACCGGCGACTCGATCGCCGAGGAGGACTCCGAGTGGTCCTGGGAGGGGATCAAGGCGACCGGCGCGCGCTACCTCCCCACCCGGAACGTCGAGATCCCGGCCGAGGCGGTCCGCCACTTCATGACCGAGGACCTGATCACGGTCAACGCCACGCGGACGGCCCGGGAGGTCGCCCAGGAGCTCATCAGCAACGACATCGAGCAGGTCCCGCTCGTCTCCGGCACGGACCTCGACGGGATCGTCCGGGACGTGGACCTGCTGGAGGGGCTGTAG
- a CDS encoding DUF7556 family protein — MSRSSTPWDDPDPDRRRTALPTDPALDAAEAPDVMASIDSSSSRPELVIADVSREDAWVSVDETDATVLEEWC; from the coding sequence ATGTCACGGAGTTCCACTCCTTGGGACGACCCGGACCCCGACCGCCGTCGGACGGCGCTGCCGACGGACCCGGCGCTCGACGCCGCCGAGGCGCCGGACGTGATGGCGTCCATCGACTCCTCGTCGTCGCGACCGGAGCTCGTCATCGCGGACGTCTCGCGGGAGGACGCGTGGGTGTCGGTCGACGAGACCGACGCGACCGTCCTCGAAGAGTGGTGTTGA